Proteins from one Actinomycetes bacterium genomic window:
- the hisI gene encoding phosphoribosyl-AMP cyclohydrolase: protein MADTNADALAQIQFNDDGLVPAIAQDRTSGAVLMMAWMDRTALQHTIRTGRATYFSRSRQQQWIKGETSGHTQRVHEIRIDCDGDTVLLAVDQTGPACHTGAATCFDAGPRLVLEEER, encoded by the coding sequence ATGGCCGATACCAACGCCGATGCGCTAGCTCAGATTCAATTCAACGACGACGGGCTGGTGCCAGCTATTGCACAAGACCGCACCAGCGGAGCTGTGCTGATGATGGCCTGGATGGATCGCACTGCGTTGCAGCACACCATCCGTACCGGCCGGGCCACCTACTTCAGCCGTAGTCGCCAACAACAGTGGATCAAGGGAGAAACCTCCGGACACACCCAGCGGGTGCACGAGATCCGGATCGACTGTGATGGCGATACCGTGCTGTTGGCGGTGGATCAGACCGGGCCGGCTTGCCACACCGGGGCGGCAACTTGTTTTGATGCGGGGCCGCGGTTGGTGTTGGAGGAGGAACGATGA
- a CDS encoding HAMP domain-containing protein yields MANQRRFGDSLTTRMIGVSVVVALIAALVTLLVALPLVNQGAQVRAETELARLADVGVAALQQPVDPADISRVQRQFEAAGVDAYLIGPRLAPVAGLDARVQQQILQGASISGSAVIAGDEVLVSGRPLSGGFGLVLLAPADASDLINDDLRRLLISVLVGAAVAAAIGLLVARRLTRPLRNAAEAAERLSAGEREARLDAAGPKEIADIAESLNRLGDSLAASEGRQREFLLSVSHELRTPLTAIRGYGEALSDGLTDNSAAAGAAVVDETRRLERLVADLLDLARLGAVDMSIELTGVDLADMVRRAAAAWRNRCDAAAVELRLEVPHEAVIVQADPERVRQILDNLIENALRVTPAEQPIVLAVASDDHYGAMSVRDGGPGLTEADMAVAFEPAELFSRYQGVRKVGTGVGLALVGRLADRMGGVARVWPAPEGGAAFGVWLPLASTKTIE; encoded by the coding sequence ATGGCTAATCAGCGGCGGTTCGGCGACAGCCTGACCACTCGAATGATCGGTGTGAGTGTGGTCGTGGCGTTGATCGCAGCGCTCGTCACTCTGCTGGTCGCGTTGCCGTTGGTCAACCAGGGGGCACAAGTGCGCGCGGAAACGGAGTTGGCGCGGCTGGCCGACGTGGGGGTAGCGGCGCTGCAGCAACCGGTTGACCCGGCTGACATTTCCCGCGTCCAGCGACAGTTTGAAGCAGCAGGGGTGGACGCCTATCTCATTGGACCTCGACTGGCACCGGTTGCCGGGCTGGACGCTCGCGTGCAACAGCAAATCCTGCAGGGAGCCAGCATCAGCGGGTCCGCTGTTATCGCCGGCGATGAGGTGTTGGTGTCTGGTCGGCCGCTGTCGGGGGGATTCGGCTTAGTCCTGCTCGCGCCCGCGGATGCCAGCGATCTCATCAATGACGATCTGCGACGGCTGCTGATCTCGGTGCTCGTGGGTGCGGCAGTGGCTGCGGCGATTGGTTTGCTGGTCGCTCGCCGGCTGACCCGACCGCTGCGCAATGCGGCCGAAGCGGCTGAGCGGCTATCGGCTGGCGAGCGGGAAGCGCGACTCGATGCTGCCGGGCCTAAAGAAATCGCCGATATCGCCGAATCGCTCAATCGGCTTGGTGATTCGTTAGCCGCCAGCGAGGGTCGGCAACGGGAGTTTCTATTGTCGGTGTCGCACGAGTTGCGCACGCCGTTGACGGCGATTCGGGGCTACGGCGAGGCGCTATCGGACGGTCTCACCGACAATTCTGCAGCGGCGGGGGCCGCCGTAGTCGACGAAACCCGTCGACTGGAGCGGTTGGTCGCCGATCTGTTGGATCTGGCTCGACTGGGCGCTGTGGACATGTCGATTGAACTTACCGGCGTGGATCTGGCCGATATGGTCCGGCGAGCGGCGGCTGCTTGGCGAAACCGTTGCGACGCGGCGGCGGTGGAACTACGGCTGGAGGTTCCTCACGAGGCCGTCATCGTGCAGGCGGACCCAGAGCGGGTGCGCCAGATCCTCGACAACTTGATCGAGAATGCTCTGCGCGTCACCCCGGCTGAACAGCCAATCGTGTTGGCCGTAGCCAGCGATGACCACTACGGTGCAATGTCGGTTCGAGACGGCGGGCCGGGCCTCACGGAAGCGGATATGGCGGTGGCGTTTGAACCGGCAGAACTTTTCAGTCGCTATCAAGGAGTTCGCAAAGTCGGAACCGGAGTGGGTCTGGCGCTAGTTGGTCGGCTGGCTGATCGCATGGGTGGTGTTGCCCGGGTGTGGCCAGCGCCCGAAGGAGGCGCAGCCTTTGGCGTCTGGCTGCCGCTCGCCAGTACCAAAACCATCGAGTAG
- a CDS encoding TIGR03085 family protein, which translates to MDLARKERAALCDLLDAEGPDSRTLCEDWTTRELAAHLVVREGRPDTAFGRLGGPLAAWTEKVQSDAASQDYSKLVDLVRSGPPIWSAFRVAWVDGQLNTLEYYVHHEDVRRGKPDWQARELPEELNDFIWDRFRLAGRGWFSGVPGGVTLERTDTGATHKVKGGEPMVTLSGAPSELIMIAFGRREADVSITGDDEAVAAFREAKLGNDEDLLHPETD; encoded by the coding sequence ATAGATCTGGCCCGAAAAGAGCGGGCAGCACTCTGCGATCTTCTCGATGCCGAGGGGCCCGACTCGCGAACACTGTGCGAGGACTGGACAACCCGGGAGCTCGCCGCTCACCTCGTTGTGCGCGAGGGACGACCTGACACTGCATTTGGTCGACTGGGCGGTCCCCTGGCCGCATGGACTGAGAAGGTCCAATCCGATGCAGCGTCGCAGGATTACAGCAAGCTCGTCGATCTCGTCCGCAGTGGCCCCCCGATCTGGTCGGCCTTCCGGGTGGCCTGGGTTGACGGTCAACTGAACACCCTGGAGTACTACGTCCACCACGAGGACGTTCGTCGCGGTAAGCCCGACTGGCAGGCCAGGGAACTGCCAGAGGAACTCAACGACTTCATCTGGGATCGGTTCCGACTCGCGGGCCGCGGTTGGTTCTCCGGAGTGCCGGGCGGCGTCACGCTTGAGCGCACCGACACTGGAGCCACGCACAAGGTCAAAGGTGGTGAACCGATGGTGACGCTCTCCGGCGCGCCTAGTGAACTGATCATGATCGCCTTCGGTCGTCGCGAGGCAGATGTGAGCATCACTGGCGATGACGAGGCAGTCGCCGCGTTCCGGGAAGCGAAGCTGGGCAACGACGAAGATCTGTTGCACCCCGAAACCGACTGA
- a CDS encoding PPOX class F420-dependent oxidoreductase has protein sequence MTNPDLDRLAAARHVALTSFAADGTRVSTCMWLGREGDALYLLTHAGAGKVERINGNPSVEIGPSDGRGRLQGGTSTATAVVVTDAETVRRASAIIRRRYGVQYPLLRGLMMLRGRSAGKPVAIRITNPTPAASRRQRRAG, from the coding sequence ATGACGAACCCAGACTTAGACCGCCTCGCTGCCGCCCGACATGTGGCATTGACGTCTTTTGCCGCGGACGGCACCAGGGTGAGCACTTGCATGTGGCTTGGCCGGGAAGGTGATGCATTGTATTTGCTGACCCATGCCGGTGCCGGCAAAGTGGAGCGCATCAACGGCAATCCCAGTGTCGAGATCGGACCCAGCGACGGCCGTGGTCGACTTCAAGGTGGGACCTCTACCGCGACCGCGGTAGTGGTGACTGATGCCGAAACTGTTCGTCGCGCTAGTGCGATCATTCGCCGTAGGTACGGCGTGCAGTACCCGCTACTGCGTGGCCTGATGATGCTGCGGGGCCGCAGCGCCGGGAAGCCAGTGGCAATCCGGATCACCAATCCGACTCCCGCGGCCTCCCGCCGGCAACGCCGCGCTGGCTAG
- a CDS encoding anthranilate synthase component I yields the protein MNAAVPDRHGVVAPDAATFRELAQERRVVPVIKTVLADDHTPISLYRALAQERPGTFLLESAEPGRSWSRYSFVGVRSAAMLTAQAGQAVWIGRPPAGIPTEGVAVEVLRDTVAALATPATEGLPPFTSGMVGCLAYDVVRRWEKLPDANPAEVPGPEVAMLLATDVAVLDHMTGTVWLIANAINFDGSPERADQAYQDAVDRLDRMTADLAAPRAAVVTALDPNVEPQFRARTEPADYMAAVEAAREHIKAGDAFQIVVSQRFDIDCPASALDVYRVLRTSNPSPYMYLLRLPDSDAADLESGVGVGVDVVGCSPEALVTVRDGRAMMHPIAGTRPRSEDPEVDAARADELLADEKERAEHLMLVDLGRNDLGRVCTSGTVEVVEFMQVERYSHVMHLVSTVVGEVSPDRTAYDVLAATFPAGTLSGAPKVRAMEIIDDLEPSRRGLYGGAVGYLDFAGGMDTAITIRTAVIRDGVAHVQAGAGLVADSDASEEQWECRHKAAVVLKAVAVASKMSTTEGS from the coding sequence ATGAATGCAGCGGTGCCGGATCGTCACGGTGTCGTAGCTCCCGACGCTGCGACGTTTCGAGAATTAGCGCAAGAGCGTCGGGTGGTTCCGGTCATCAAAACGGTGCTGGCTGACGATCACACTCCGATTTCGTTGTATCGAGCCTTGGCCCAGGAGCGTCCCGGTACGTTTCTGCTGGAGTCAGCTGAACCAGGCAGATCCTGGTCGCGGTACTCGTTCGTGGGCGTGCGCAGCGCGGCCATGTTGACCGCTCAGGCTGGCCAAGCGGTGTGGATCGGACGACCACCTGCTGGCATCCCCACGGAAGGCGTAGCAGTAGAAGTTCTTCGCGACACCGTGGCGGCGCTAGCCACCCCGGCTACCGAAGGACTCCCGCCGTTCACGTCGGGCATGGTCGGCTGTCTTGCCTACGACGTGGTGCGGCGCTGGGAGAAGTTACCGGACGCCAATCCGGCAGAAGTGCCCGGGCCCGAGGTCGCCATGTTGTTGGCGACCGACGTCGCTGTCCTCGATCACATGACGGGAACGGTCTGGCTGATCGCGAACGCCATCAACTTCGATGGTTCACCAGAACGAGCCGATCAGGCGTATCAGGACGCGGTGGATCGGTTGGATCGTATGACCGCGGATCTGGCCGCGCCTCGGGCGGCGGTGGTAACCGCTCTCGATCCGAACGTGGAGCCACAGTTTCGGGCTCGCACTGAGCCGGCCGACTACATGGCCGCTGTTGAGGCAGCTCGCGAACACATCAAGGCGGGTGACGCATTTCAGATCGTGGTCTCGCAACGGTTCGATATCGACTGTCCAGCCAGTGCGCTTGACGTCTACCGGGTGTTGCGAACCAGCAATCCCAGCCCCTACATGTACCTGCTGCGGTTGCCGGACTCCGATGCCGCCGACCTGGAATCCGGGGTTGGGGTGGGTGTCGACGTGGTCGGCTGTTCACCGGAAGCGTTGGTGACAGTTCGTGACGGTCGAGCCATGATGCACCCAATCGCCGGAACCCGGCCGCGCAGCGAAGACCCCGAGGTGGACGCCGCCCGAGCCGACGAACTGTTGGCGGATGAGAAGGAACGCGCCGAGCACCTGATGTTGGTGGACTTGGGCCGTAACGATCTGGGACGGGTGTGTACCTCCGGCACGGTTGAGGTCGTGGAGTTCATGCAGGTGGAGCGATACAGCCATGTCATGCATCTGGTGTCCACCGTGGTCGGCGAAGTGTCGCCTGATCGAACCGCCTACGACGTGCTGGCAGCGACGTTTCCGGCGGGGACGCTATCGGGAGCGCCAAAGGTGCGTGCCATGGAAATTATCGATGACTTGGAACCATCCCGGCGTGGTCTGTACGGCGGGGCAGTGGGGTACCTGGATTTCGCCGGTGGCATGGACACCGCGATCACTATTCGAACCGCCGTGATCCGAGATGGTGTGGCTCATGTCCAGGCCGGGGCGGGGCTGGTGGCAGACTCGGATGCGAGCGAGGAACAATGGGAATGTCGCCATAAGGCTGCGGTAGTGCTGAAAGCAGTCGCAGTCGCCAGTAAGATGTCAACGACGGAAGGGTCCTGA
- the priA gene encoding bifunctional 1-(5-phosphoribosyl)-5-((5-phosphoribosylamino)methylideneamino)imidazole-4-carboxamide isomerase/phosphoribosylanthranilate isomerase PriA: MNEILTLLPAVDVADGRAIRLVQGAAGTETDYGDPIEAAEQWQELGAEWIHLVDLDAAFGRGSNRDLLANVVGRMDINVELSGGIRDDESLAAALATGCRRVNIGTAALEQPEWCARIIGEHGDRIAVGLDVRGTTLAARGWTEEGGDLFETLDRLNKEGCPRYVVTDVSRDGTLEGPNLELLESVCRATDRPVIASGGIGSLGDIHSLAELLPHGLEGAIMGKALYAGEFTLPEALVAAEPRHSYVRPEDYTGEG, translated from the coding sequence GTGAACGAAATTCTTACGCTGCTGCCGGCAGTCGATGTTGCTGACGGCCGTGCTATTCGACTTGTCCAGGGTGCTGCGGGCACTGAGACCGACTACGGCGACCCCATCGAAGCCGCTGAACAGTGGCAAGAATTGGGTGCTGAATGGATCCACCTGGTGGATTTGGATGCGGCATTTGGTCGCGGTTCGAATCGGGATTTGCTCGCCAACGTGGTGGGCCGCATGGATATCAATGTGGAACTCAGCGGTGGCATTCGAGACGACGAGTCGCTGGCTGCCGCTCTTGCCACCGGGTGCCGTCGGGTCAATATCGGCACGGCCGCCTTGGAGCAGCCGGAGTGGTGCGCTCGGATTATCGGCGAGCATGGCGATCGCATCGCCGTCGGCCTTGACGTGCGGGGCACCACGCTGGCGGCACGCGGGTGGACCGAAGAAGGTGGCGATCTGTTCGAGACGCTGGACCGGCTCAACAAGGAGGGTTGCCCCCGCTACGTGGTTACCGACGTCTCTCGCGACGGGACGCTCGAGGGCCCGAATCTGGAACTACTCGAGTCGGTATGCCGCGCGACGGACCGACCAGTCATCGCCTCTGGCGGAATCGGCAGCTTGGGCGACATTCACTCGCTGGCCGAACTCCTGCCGCATGGATTGGAGGGCGCGATCATGGGCAAGGCGCTCTATGCGGGGGAGTTCACGTTGCCAGAGGCATTGGTCGCCGCGGAGCCGCGGCACAGTTACGTGCGCCCGGAAGACTACACCGGCGAGGGCTAG
- the trpC gene encoding indole-3-glycerol phosphate synthase TrpC: MTVLDDILVGVREDVAARMTGASLEDLKDRAAKQARPKECLATFRDGGVQVIAEVKRASPSRGALADIPDPADLARSYEAGGAHMISVLTEQRRFGGSLADLAAVRAAVDIPILRKDFIVTSYQLWEARAFGADVVLLIVAALEQEALVSLVERTQSLGMTPLVEVHETDEVDRAVAAGAELIGVNARNLKTLNVDPAVFAQVAPLIPDSCIKVAESGIRGPHDLLTYAHEGADAVLVGESLVTQGDPQAAVHELVTAGAHPSHGG, translated from the coding sequence ATGACGGTTCTTGACGACATCCTTGTGGGTGTCCGTGAGGACGTTGCTGCTCGGATGACTGGCGCATCGCTGGAAGACCTCAAAGATCGGGCCGCGAAGCAGGCACGTCCCAAAGAGTGTCTCGCCACGTTTCGCGATGGTGGTGTCCAAGTCATTGCCGAGGTGAAACGAGCCAGCCCCAGTCGTGGTGCGCTGGCCGATATCCCGGACCCGGCTGATCTCGCCCGCAGCTATGAGGCAGGTGGCGCGCATATGATCAGCGTGCTCACCGAGCAACGCCGGTTCGGTGGCTCGCTGGCTGATCTGGCTGCAGTACGGGCCGCCGTAGACATTCCGATTCTGCGGAAAGACTTCATCGTCACCAGTTACCAACTGTGGGAGGCCCGTGCCTTTGGCGCGGACGTGGTTTTGCTGATCGTTGCCGCGTTGGAGCAAGAAGCCCTCGTCAGTCTGGTTGAGCGCACGCAATCGTTGGGGATGACGCCACTGGTAGAGGTCCACGAGACGGATGAAGTGGATCGAGCTGTCGCGGCTGGTGCGGAGTTGATCGGGGTCAATGCTCGCAATCTCAAGACGCTCAATGTTGACCCAGCGGTCTTCGCGCAGGTAGCGCCGCTCATTCCGGATTCCTGCATCAAAGTAGCCGAATCGGGTATCCGTGGACCCCACGACCTGCTGACCTACGCCCACGAAGGAGCCGACGCGGTACTGGTCGGAGAGTCGCTAGTGACGCAGGGCGATCCGCAGGCGGCGGTGCACGAACTGGTGACGGCTGGTGCGCACCCGTCGCATGGGGGATAG
- a CDS encoding vitamin K epoxide reductase family protein, with the protein MATDAEIEEDLSPAAPEPLRHVWPAVEMLVFGTIGLVAAFVLSVDALILAENPNAIFSCDINTKISCGTVGTSWQAELLGFPNSFLGLMAEPVVITVAVALLGWGGRVLFPRWFMLAAQGVYSIGLVFAFWLFHQSYYEIGALCPWCLTVTATTLLVWMSLTRINLLEGNFGAGLQRVTATPLRVYKADILISVLILAIMAVMVIVGYL; encoded by the coding sequence ATGGCAACTGACGCCGAGATCGAGGAAGATCTCAGCCCGGCTGCTCCGGAGCCGCTGCGACACGTGTGGCCCGCGGTAGAAATGTTGGTCTTTGGCACAATCGGCTTGGTAGCGGCTTTTGTGCTCTCGGTTGATGCCTTGATCCTGGCGGAGAACCCGAATGCCATCTTCTCCTGCGACATCAACACCAAGATCAGTTGCGGCACCGTGGGTACCTCCTGGCAGGCCGAGTTGTTGGGCTTTCCCAATAGTTTCCTCGGCCTCATGGCGGAGCCAGTAGTCATCACGGTCGCCGTGGCGCTGCTTGGTTGGGGCGGCCGGGTGCTGTTCCCACGCTGGTTCATGCTCGCCGCCCAAGGGGTCTACTCCATCGGACTAGTGTTCGCCTTCTGGTTGTTCCACCAGTCCTACTACGAAATCGGTGCGCTGTGTCCCTGGTGCCTTACCGTGACCGCCACCACGCTGTTGGTGTGGATGTCGCTGACCCGAATCAATCTGCTTGAAGGCAACTTTGGTGCCGGCCTGCAGCGAGTGACGGCCACGCCGCTGCGCGTCTATAAGGCCGACATTCTGATCAGTGTGTTGATCTTGGCGATCATGGCGGTGATGGTGATTGTTGGCTATCTGTGA
- a CDS encoding response regulator transcription factor, with amino-acid sequence MAESAPRGTVLVVEDEPAIADVVSLYLRRDGFEVTHVSDGAAGLAEARRGSPVAIVLDVGLPSLDGTEICRQLRAEGDWTPVLFCTARDDEIDRVLGLELGGDDYITKPFSPRELVARVKAAVRRAAGPTGPITIGRVRVDAAARRVWTDDREVDLTATEFDLLAYLVARPGRVIERAELLAEIWGYPESVGTRTVDVHVAQLRSKLGEASPLRTVRGVGYSAQTPDSESAGSDDG; translated from the coding sequence GTGGCCGAATCCGCTCCTCGCGGCACTGTGCTTGTCGTCGAAGATGAGCCAGCGATCGCCGATGTCGTCTCGCTCTACCTGCGGCGTGACGGATTTGAGGTAACCCACGTCAGCGATGGTGCCGCCGGTTTGGCCGAGGCTCGCCGCGGCTCGCCGGTAGCTATCGTGTTAGATGTCGGGCTGCCGTCGCTGGATGGCACCGAGATCTGTCGGCAACTACGGGCTGAAGGCGACTGGACACCGGTGTTGTTCTGTACCGCCCGCGATGATGAGATCGACCGGGTACTAGGTCTCGAACTTGGTGGCGACGACTACATCACCAAACCGTTCAGCCCGCGAGAACTGGTGGCCCGAGTAAAGGCGGCAGTTCGGCGCGCCGCCGGACCGACCGGCCCGATCACGATAGGACGAGTCCGGGTCGATGCCGCCGCACGACGAGTCTGGACTGACGATCGAGAAGTCGACCTGACGGCCACGGAGTTCGACCTGCTGGCATACCTAGTGGCCAGACCTGGCCGAGTGATCGAGCGAGCTGAACTGCTGGCAGAAATTTGGGGATATCCGGAGTCAGTAGGAACGCGAACCGTTGACGTTCATGTGGCGCAGTTGCGGAGCAAGTTGGGTGAGGCAAGCCCGTTGCGCACCGTACGTGGCGTTGGGTACTCCGCTCAAACGCCGGACTCGGAGTCCGCGGGTAGCGACGATGGCTAA
- the trpA gene encoding tryptophan synthase subunit alpha, giving the protein MSVSVAEAFERAQQQNRAAVIAYLPAGFPDQATSIRLIRAMIAEGVDMVEVGIPYSDPVMDGPVICQAAEIALAAGTTTADALAVVAACADTPAALLTMSYWNLIDSYGAQKFSADLAAAGGAGTITPDLIPEEATAWIADSDERGLAHVFLAAPSSDAERLQVLADASSGFVYAASLMGVTGVRTAVSGSAEALVARLREVTDTPISVGLGVSTGEQAREVAKFADGVIVGSAFVKRILAAQDTDEAEREVAGLARELVEASQRH; this is encoded by the coding sequence GTGAGCGTTTCGGTAGCTGAGGCCTTCGAGCGGGCCCAGCAGCAAAATCGCGCTGCGGTCATCGCATATTTGCCCGCGGGCTTTCCTGATCAGGCGACATCTATCCGATTGATTCGGGCCATGATTGCCGAGGGCGTGGACATGGTGGAAGTGGGGATTCCCTATTCAGATCCGGTGATGGACGGCCCAGTGATCTGCCAGGCAGCCGAGATCGCGTTGGCCGCTGGTACGACGACCGCAGATGCGCTGGCCGTGGTGGCGGCTTGTGCTGATACCCCGGCTGCGTTGCTGACCATGTCCTATTGGAACCTGATCGACTCTTACGGGGCGCAAAAGTTTTCGGCGGATTTGGCTGCGGCGGGCGGCGCGGGCACGATTACTCCGGATCTGATCCCAGAAGAAGCCACCGCCTGGATCGCTGACAGCGATGAACGTGGGCTAGCGCATGTGTTCTTAGCTGCACCGTCTTCAGACGCCGAACGACTGCAAGTCCTCGCCGATGCCAGTTCAGGATTTGTTTACGCGGCCTCGCTGATGGGAGTTACTGGGGTGCGCACCGCAGTCAGCGGGAGTGCCGAGGCACTCGTTGCACGGCTGCGCGAAGTCACCGATACCCCCATCTCGGTGGGGTTGGGAGTCTCCACCGGAGAGCAGGCGCGGGAGGTCGCGAAGTTTGCCGACGGGGTGATCGTGGGTTCGGCGTTTGTCAAGCGAATCTTGGCGGCCCAGGACACGGATGAGGCGGAGCGAGAGGTAGCGGGCCTGGCGCGGGAACTTGTCGAGGCCTCCCAACGTCATTGA
- the trpB gene encoding tryptophan synthase subunit beta: MGDSVVVVTTSAPSGLSDKFGDYGGRFVPEALMHALDQLTAEFERARNDPEFTRELERLFADYVGRPSPLTSADRFAAECGGATVLLKREDLNHTGSHKINNVIGQLLLTKRMGKNRVIAETGAGQHGVATATAAALMGVECTVYMGEEDTQRQALNVARMRILGAEVVPVTAGTRTLKDAINEAMRDWVTNVDSTHYVLGTVTGPAPFPQVVRHFQSIIGTEAREQVLQRYGRLPDAVLACVGGGSNAIGLFSAFINDPEVALYGFEAGGRGVATGQHSARFSGGRPGVLHGARTYILQDDFGQTRPSYSISAGLDYPGVGPEHAQLHDLGRANYEPVDDDEAMAAFQLLSRTEGIIPALETAHGLAGAMRVGRRLGPEAILLVNLSGRGDKDVDTAAEYLGLVADEDNE; this comes from the coding sequence ATGGGGGATAGCGTTGTAGTTGTGACTACATCTGCTCCGTCCGGCCTTTCGGACAAATTTGGTGACTATGGCGGCAGGTTTGTGCCTGAGGCGCTGATGCACGCTCTCGATCAATTGACTGCTGAGTTTGAACGGGCCCGTAACGATCCCGAGTTCACCCGGGAACTCGAGAGGCTCTTTGCCGACTACGTAGGTCGACCCAGCCCGCTCACCTCGGCGGACCGGTTTGCCGCCGAGTGCGGCGGCGCGACAGTTCTGTTGAAACGTGAGGACCTGAACCACACCGGTAGTCACAAAATCAACAACGTCATTGGTCAACTACTGCTGACCAAACGGATGGGCAAGAACCGCGTCATCGCCGAAACTGGAGCCGGTCAGCATGGCGTCGCCACCGCGACTGCCGCGGCCTTGATGGGCGTCGAGTGCACCGTCTACATGGGCGAAGAAGACACGCAGCGGCAGGCGCTCAACGTAGCCCGAATGCGAATCCTCGGGGCCGAAGTGGTTCCGGTGACGGCCGGGACCCGAACGCTGAAGGACGCGATCAACGAGGCGATGCGGGATTGGGTTACCAACGTGGACTCCACCCACTACGTGTTGGGAACCGTGACCGGACCTGCTCCGTTCCCACAGGTGGTGCGGCACTTTCAATCCATCATTGGCACCGAGGCACGGGAACAGGTACTGCAGCGCTACGGCAGATTGCCTGATGCGGTCTTGGCCTGCGTTGGCGGTGGCAGCAACGCGATTGGGTTGTTCAGTGCCTTTATCAACGATCCGGAAGTGGCGCTGTACGGCTTCGAGGCGGGCGGTCGGGGAGTGGCCACCGGGCAACATTCCGCGCGATTCAGTGGCGGCCGACCGGGGGTGTTGCACGGGGCGCGCACCTACATCCTGCAAGACGATTTCGGACAGACCAGGCCCTCATACAGCATTAGCGCCGGATTGGACTATCCCGGCGTAGGTCCGGAGCACGCCCAACTCCACGACCTGGGGCGAGCCAACTACGAGCCGGTCGATGACGACGAGGCCATGGCCGCTTTCCAGTTGCTCTCCCGCACCGAGGGCATCATTCCGGCGCTGGAGACCGCGCACGGTCTGGCTGGGGCCATGCGGGTGGGGCGTCGGCTGGGCCCAGAGGCAATCCTGCTGGTCAATCTGAGCGGGCGAGGCGACAAAGACGTGGATACGGCTGCCGAGTACCTAGGCTTGGTTGCGGATGAGGATAACGAGTGA
- the hisF gene encoding imidazole glycerol phosphate synthase subunit HisF — protein MSLAVRVIPCLDVDAGRVVKGVNFRNLRDAGDPVELAARYSEAGADELIFLDITASSSQRSTMVDVVQRTAAEVFIPLTVGGGVRTVADFDRLLRAGADKVGVNTAAVSRPELIAQAAKRFGSQCVVVSVDARRCAETPSGFEVTTHGGRRGTQIDALAWMVRAAELGAGEVLLNSMDADGTTAGFDTDMIAAARPLVTVPLIASGGAGSAADFPPAVAAGADAVLAASVFHFGEIKIDDAKRELAAAGYPVRRMTPRVSFG, from the coding sequence GTGTCTCTTGCCGTCAGAGTGATCCCATGCCTGGACGTGGACGCCGGTCGGGTAGTAAAGGGCGTCAACTTCCGCAATCTGCGGGATGCGGGCGATCCGGTGGAACTCGCGGCTCGCTATAGCGAAGCGGGCGCCGATGAACTCATTTTCTTGGACATTACGGCTAGTTCCTCGCAACGGAGCACCATGGTGGATGTCGTCCAGCGCACCGCAGCAGAAGTGTTCATCCCACTGACGGTGGGCGGTGGTGTGCGTACCGTGGCAGATTTCGACCGGTTACTTCGAGCGGGGGCTGACAAGGTCGGTGTGAACACCGCGGCGGTGTCCCGACCTGAACTCATCGCGCAGGCTGCTAAGCGTTTCGGCTCCCAGTGCGTTGTGGTGTCGGTGGACGCGCGTCGCTGCGCGGAGACGCCGAGCGGATTTGAAGTCACGACCCACGGCGGCCGGCGCGGTACCCAGATTGATGCGCTGGCGTGGATGGTGCGTGCCGCAGAGTTGGGAGCTGGCGAGGTCTTGCTGAACTCGATGGATGCCGACGGCACCACTGCTGGATTCGACACCGACATGATTGCTGCCGCGCGACCGTTGGTCACCGTGCCGCTGATTGCTAGCGGCGGCGCCGGTTCCGCTGCCGATTTCCCCCCGGCAGTCGCCGCCGGTGCCGATGCAGTGTTGGCCGCAAGTGTTTTTCACTTTGGCGAGATCAAGATTGATGATGCCAAACGGGAGTTGGCTGCCGCTGGCTACCCGGTACGACGGATGACGCCGCGGGTGAGTTTTGGGTAG